atgaaatacctTATAGGAAtgcaagataaaaattttaagaattatgGATTTTCAAACTTACATACAATTATTATACTGATGCTTATTATTAACTAACCCTGTGACTTACTTGGTTAATTCATGCATGATTTACCTAAAAGTATTATAATTTATTACAGCTATCTGGTAATGTATCCTTTTTCTTAATGAAGTGCATGTCAATCTAATCAACAGTTCATGTTGTTAAAATGGATTTCCTAAGGAATATATCTACCTGAATCCCTATGATACAAAGATTATGCTTACAAGACCTTTTACTGACGGATACAAGCCATTGTGGTATGAAGTTTAAAATAGAGAAGGAGTATCCTATTCTCCATGTGAGAAGGATTGTATTCCAGTCAAACCAACCCCTCCCTTTAAAGACTTCTTTCCAAGTTCCCTAAAAAGTTCTTTGGTGGAGTGTGACATTGTACGAAGCAAATATCTTCTACCAGTCTAGATTGTGACATGTTCACCCTAATTTACCCTGACAAGGATTAAACAATCACAAGATATTTAtattaatagtttttttttattaatagtGCTCGTGCAGGCTGGATACCAACATTTGGTGACCTAACATATAATTTAGCTGTGCAGTATGGCTGGGTTTATGGCTTGTCTCTTACAGAAATGGAAATTGTACATGGCGCGTTTCGCAAGTGCAACCCTAATGGTGAGTAGTTAGTTGAAAAACTACTTGTACAATTTATTTTGGGGATTCCAATAACCTTTTCATTTCTAAAAGTGATAGTGTAATTTCTTTGCACTGTTCTAACCATATTCATACAATGAATGTATGGCAATTGGTGAAATGAGGCTTGTGGGTGCAAATTCTTATTCAAGGTACCATGATCTCATTTATTGGTCACTGACATGAGTAAAATCTAGTTTCTCTTTAAGAACCATGTCTTTTCTTCCAATAAGAGCACAAAAATGAGAGTACCATTTATTTCTACTTTCCCAGGGTTGTTAAAATAAGCTGGCAACTGGTGCATTTCATAGTGCATCTCTGAAAAAGCAAAGTCCCTGTACTAAAAATCTTTGTGACAACtctgtttccatttctttttcttctcctaaATGGGGATGAGAGGTGATAAGATGGTGGGTAGAGAGAAGCCTGATGATGAACAAGTAACCTTGCAATCACTTTACCTGTGTATTTGgtgtcttctttttctttggtgtGAAGGGCAAGAAGTACACCAAAGTCTGTCTCCACCCCACACCTTTTTGCTCTTTGCCCTTCACCTTCCACTGACCCCCCCCCCTTAATAGTCTTTGTACTCACCCTTATATTTGACCTGTGGcctattgtttgtttattggCATCCAACCATACAGGTGTTTCACATTAGTTACTCACAACTAACATGTGCTCTTGAATCATGATAAAACAGTAAATTCTGTACTGGAGCTAAGTGGCTCATATGCATATCCTGGTTTCCATAGGATGAGGGGAGTAGATATTACTGCTCCCACTCTCAGGGATACCTGTCCATTGCAAAGTTATTTTCCCTCTAGACCCCAAgtccacacaaaaaaaatcaatgagcCACTTTGTTTATCTGGTGAATCATGACTGATTATCAACCCTGATTCCATTTCAGCTCTATTCCTGATCAGAGATGATGAGTTCACAGAAACCCTACCTAATGAAATCAAAGATGCCTTTGTAGATGGCAATGCCCTGTGCAcggaaaaaatgaagaaacttaAAGAAATGCTAAAGGAACATTTCCCTGTAAGTTTGCTCTTAAACAAGGGGAGAAATACATGTAACTTGAATCTTTCTTCAAGAGTAGAGGGTAACTTGAAAAGTgatttgaacaattttgagaGGCTGGAGTGTTTTGATCATTTCTGGTATCATGAAAAATTACCCTTTATGGCCCCAAGcccattttttcaaatataaagTGTAAAATTCAACTGTAAAATAGTgggcagtaaaaaaaattgggttcCCCCCTCCAACCGAAAAAATCCCTAATATCAATGGGAGGTCATTTCACGTGCAGTACATGAATTCTAGTGAGCTGAACGATACTCCTGTAACACTTTCGTTTACCACATTGGTGCGATCACTTATTTGCCGATGAAGAGATTGTAAAAAACGATCAAGAGACAGAGAATGAAGAGACTCATATGTCTGCTGGTAGAAACGATTTACGAAAAAGTTGTTGTGACTGGGTAACAAAATTGGTGCTGTGTGTGTTGTGTTTAAGGCTGAGAACATTGTTCACTACAAAGTTGATTGTGACGCTAGCAGCGTAAAAAAGAGTGCACAGCTACAGGATGAGAGGGAAGTGAAGCTGAATGGAATAAACGGCTCAGAATCAGTCTTTTACAAAACAGTGAGTTTGATTTTATTACTCTTGGTTTTGGAGTTTCTTTAACTTCGTCTGTTGTGCTTGTAACGTGCATTCAGATGTTAATGTCGATCTCCTGTTCTTCTTTAGGTTTTTGATTTCTTCAAAAGTCGTATTGAACACCAGTATCCTCTCGATCCAACCCCAGAAGATCCGCTTGAAGCTCAAAAGACAGCACATGAGGTTTGACTTTGGTTTTCCTGTACGCCCTCTTATAAATAACTTGGGGCTGCAATAAAACACTCAGAGTAACAGATGGTTTGCAGACTGAAGAAAAAATCCCCTTCCTGGATATGTAGGCTTTGTTTTCAGAACCTCACAATTTTTTATGCATCAGTTAAACACTTAAAGACAGGCTGTTATTTGAAGGATTGTGTTGCTATCATAAATCTCCCTTGCTCCCTATTTCTTGTTGTAGTCATTTTTGGACACTCGAGGACAAGTGGTTCTTGGAAGAGACAAGATTCTTGACGAGGTAGGTACAAAGGAgttttatgaattaatttaagTATAATATGGAGAGGGAATCCTTCAAAACTTTCCACGTTTTATCTCGTACGTCCTGTTTACTGAGTGAGTGCCTGAATAGTGCTATGATAAGGCTTTCTCTTACGCTGTGcgaatgttttgtttttctagatAGCGAACTACATTGTGAACGACACTTCCAATGCACCGTTGCTGCTTATTGGTAATGCAGGCTCAGGAAAGTCAGCCATTATGGCCAAGAGTGCCAGTGATGCTTTAGCTAAGGCTGAAAGAGGAGAACTGCCTGGGGCCAAGTAAGAAATGAAACTAAACTTTTGgaagaaatgattaaaatccATGCCATTGAGGTTGATATTGCTTGCATTTTAGGGTTCAATTTACACCTCTTAACGTACAGATGCTACTTATCCTCATTCATTTTTACAAATTCAATGAATTGAATCATAATTCGCCGAGTGGACGATATATGAAGATAAAGATCCTCCTCTCAGGCgaactgaaaaattcaggtttcgacgggattcgaacctCTGCCTCCCTGATACTTCTAGGACGCCACGAGCGACCGAGCTACAAAACTGCATGCTTGGAGCAAGGCAAATTTTAGTGAATTCGTCGTTCCCGTATGATCataaagaaaagacagaaatcATATTTTGTCTAGCGGACGATATACAGTACCTTTTTTAGGAATATCTGTAACCTTTTACGCTCTAACACCTGTATGCATATTCATTATACTATTCTCTATAAATAGAATTTGTTGAGCAATCAAGCGCCTTTTTAGTTGATGGTCATTTCATTTGTTCTCTTGACCTTAattgtgtaattcaggggtgatattgtaaggagaaattagaagcttatCACTCTTGGGATTCAAAGGGTCCAGTTCAGCTTATCTTCAACGATCTTTTTTACTTGAATAGATTGCCACTACTTTGACAATTACTTTAGACCCGAATGTCTTGAAGATAGAAgtatttgttcattttatttttcaggggATCGCCGTGCAAagtgttttttcattttgttggaGCCACACCTGGTTCCACTGATCTGGCTTTCTTCTTGCAGAGGTTGTCAAGGGAGATTAATGTTTCCAAGGTGACAAACGTGTGCTTTGCATTACATCTCTTACATAAGTGATGTATTTTTTGGTTAGGGGATTCTGTAGTGCGCTCGTCGGAATCCTAGCTAGGTCAGTCTCGAACGGGAGTCACAAAGGGAAACTACGACAAAATGCGGCTGGTATTTTTCAATTCCACTGAAGTTTTGCttaggttgaaaaaaaaattaaaattggcattaccatttcttttctttttgcaatcgcttttatcaaaaaaaacTAATCTCGGCGACGTCCGCCATTATTTTACTCACTTCACTCTTAACATCAAATCGAGATTAGCACTCATGCGGACGTCTTGGAAAACAGACTTCCGCTCGAGAGATAATCTAAGAACAATTGGATAATTTGGTGTTGTCAACTGAGAATGGAATTCCATTCGCTCTGACTAAaggaaacgtcagctttgaaactctctacggtggccaatttacgttatcaactcaattgataaaccaaattatcttgttacacTCCTCAGCCGACCACTGacattttctttagaagcttaccGTTCTAAGAATAGTGTAGGTGGAATTGACATATTTTCTCGAAGTTTTGTATCAAAAGccctttaaaacaaataaactgctGGGGATTACTACGttggagtgggggggggggggggtgtggggATGGGGATAACCGGTATTCTAGTATCTCCGTATCACAAAGACCAGTACTCTGTCCGTAGATTTCCCCGTCCaattttgtgtgtttttatcTTGTAGCGAGATGTAGTCAGTGACTTGGACTCTTTAGTTCAACTGACCAACAGTCTTTTGTCAAATAAGAACACAAAGCCTTGTGTTGTGTTTGTGGATGCTATTAACCAGGTGCGCTGCTTCACTATCTTCGTACTTATTTTTTCCCACCATAAAGACTTGCTTTTATGAAGAAGGAAacccaaaattaaaaaagtgcTTTTGAATTTACTGTCGTAAAACCTGAACCAAAGCaatcgcaacagccaatcatagcaggaaaaatatctcttttagtcaatgagaactcgaagtaaaaacaaaaaaactgcctgaagcgcggggTTTTAAACTTACTAACCGTAGCTTGGTTTAACTCAAgatttgctttacttttttaACACTTACGTTCcaaagatctcatcagtaattcccctcactgtctgccatacaattctttttaCATACTTTTTCAGTTGGGAGAATGTTAATCAGCTCTACTAATAATCCTATGagtgttattttcctttattctcatcacctgtctgcttgattttgtattgaaattgcaaggagaaattatgtctcggtcactcatgagagttaaagggttcttTGTTGATCTGCAGCAAAGGCAAAGAAAAGGGTTTGCTTCTTTCAAAAAGGGTTTAACGGAGAGGTGACGTCTTTCTTTGTTTAGATGGACGATGATAAGATCCAGTATTTAACCAGGTGGCTACCGGAAAACCTTTCACCGAATGTTAAGGTGGTGCTGTCCATGATCAATGACACAGAATGTCACAGACTCCTGAGATCCTATAAGTCTGGACCGAGAGAGATCACTTGTGGTCAGCTTGATTACCAGTCTAGAAAGGTATGAAAGAACTGCTGAAATTTTTCACAATCCCTTGAAACTTGGTCATTGATTCTCAAGAATCTCCAGGATAGAGACTCGAGTCGAACTTAAAAACTCGATTATTGATATTCGATTCTCAAAACTAGATTCAGGTGTCGCGAAACatcgatcctcgatcctcgatcctcgatcctcgatcctcgatcctcgatcctcgatcctcgatcctcgatccttaTGAAAAGCTCTTTTAGCGTTTCTTAACTTGAGTTTATGGAACTGGTTAAGGcttattactttttcttttatttctttagctTATCGTTGAGAACATTCTAAGACTGTACAACAAACGGTTGGATGACAGACAGATGTCCATGTTGTTGGAGAAGCAGGGTTCAGCAAATCCTTTATGGTTAACACTGGCGTGTGAGGAGCTCAGGGTGTACGGAGTGTTCAATCTAATGGACGAAAAGATCGCAAGTTTGTCTGATGATCTGATTAGGTGAGTAACTGCCACGGCATCAGCTGTAGCGATGAAGGATAGCAGTAGTCCAACCTGTCTTGGCAAACGTCAAATATGTTTGTTGTATTACTTTTAGTTTGGAAGAACAAGTTCTGACTCGGTTTGAAGAAGAAAACGGCGGTCAAGTTGTAGTAGCCACAGTATGTCTATTGGAGACGTCACGACACGGTCTGCTGGAAACAGAACTGCTCCAGATGCTGGCGGAAGAATCCACACTTACCCCACCCCCCTACGTCGAGGGTGAATCAGATCAGATCACAACAACAGAAGCAACAACGACTGACTCAGGTGAGCTGAAGTCGTTTGTCTCCCCACAGGTTCCTCATACCAAATATTCAAGTTGCAGGTCAAAGATTCGATCAATTATTGAACTACTTCACGTAGATGACGGAGGGATTTAAGTCAATAATTTCATTATATCCTTAGTCCTATTTTGGTATTATGATCCATCAACATATCTCAAACACAGTAAAACAGAAGTTATGCCAAGAATCGAATTGAAACAAAGTATTTTAAGGATTTTTCCAAAGGGGGAGGGTTGCCACTCTGTGTCAAACAGAGGATACTTACGAGATTGTCATGTCGACCTCCATACACCGCGTTTTACTTAATGTGACAAAAAGAAGCGTACAAAGGAGGGGGGGATTCCCAGATCCCAAGATTCCCCTCCCCTCCTAGTTACGCCCTTGGTTTTGAACTAAAGAGTTTGTTCACCTCGCTTaaccgaaaaagaaaactgacaatGATTCATTCTTaacacaaaataattttactgaTTGAAGTTATTTATAAATACAGAAGTGagaaaaatagggaaaaaatatttagttttatCATCAAATCATTGTTAAGCGCCCCGCTTTTATGAAAATGTCTTCCTTCGACGTTCCTTTGATTCTTGCTGAGAGTTAAAATTACAATGGAACAAATTTGCGGAAAGAGTAAAGCAATTATTTAGATGTCTGTATTGCAATAATTGCGCACGAATATGTTTGTAAACGAGGTAAATTTTCAAGTAGTGTTGTTATTCACAGTTTATTAATACCTGTATCACAAGTTTCATGTGGGTGATGCCTGACGAGGGGCTcacgttcgaaacgtcagttttcgaaattctttgcggtggccaatttacattttgaacTCGGTTGATAAAGTGTAAAACCCCGcagcgacgcagcaccacagtttctctagaaacttacatcccaattatttttttatgttaattacTGTTTTTTGATTCGTTcgtttgttttcaacttttagCTCCAGATCATAATCTAACAGTAGCAGACAAACTGGCCAAGCAGGTGGACGAGACATACATACAGAAAGACGAggacaaagaagaaaaggaagatgaaGCGAAAAAAGCTACTGGCCGGAAACAAAAGAACGAAAAGAAATTTCTGCCGGCTGTCAAATGGGCGTTGGTGTACCGAGCCTTGAAACCGCTGCTTCGACCGTGTGGAGACTTGGGCGAGGGAAGATTGGATTTCTATCACAGATCTATCAGTAAAGCTGTAAGGAGAAAGTGAGTATAGGGTATTTTCCAACGACATTTTTCCTCTCCTCCTCTAATCGCTCGTAACTCTGTATGTGTTTGTTCCAATAAGGGAGGAGTTGTTGTCCTTCTGTTACGCGACAGTAGGTTTCCCCCTCACCCCAGTAATAAGAGCCTCTGTGTCCCTTACTAAACATTTGGAGTCAACCCTTTACCGAGTAGATGTATATAGGAAGACTCCCGGAGGAAGTTTCCTCGTCTAAGACCCAATTAAAACAGAGCTTTGACAATCTTAATGTTTTACGTCAAACATCCGCTCACATGTATTGTACTTGCTTGAAACACTACCTTTTTCAAAGATAGTGTTTTTCGATGATTACCGCTTGGAGAAGGTGATGGTCACCTTAGTTTACCAGTATTTCCACCAAACACTCaaggaggaaaaaattcaaataattgtgCATGGTTTGAATTGATTGTACAATAAATAACAGCCCTTGAGCATGACTCtgatttcaatttaattttttttcatcaagtaTGACTGTGTCAAATTCTCTCCATGCAAAGGTATTTCTCAGGATCAGAGGGATATACAAAACATCAGTATACTTTCTGGCATGGAAAACACGCGGAGTTCTTCGAAGGAAGTGAAGATTTTGATCGCAAATCAGAGGTAAACTTCTGTAGAAAGAGCCCTGTTCTGAATGTTGATTAGTTATTCGCCTAATTT
This region of Pocillopora verrucosa isolate sample1 chromosome 3, ASM3666991v2, whole genome shotgun sequence genomic DNA includes:
- the LOC131771982 gene encoding TPR repeat-containing protein DDB_G0287407; its protein translation is MGCGTSKPPVVSTAHQTRAPLPSKTHDDKPGQHRSIQQDSRKPENPRIEQNETENQHEYIDSREFHPLSYEEVAALRPSDPENMWAIVKKTCDRNREWRLDSVKNRRGWKTIRLFVSSTFRDFHAEREALVKEVFPDLRLWCEQRKLHLVECDLRWGVPKDSSTEQTIKICLGELDRCYEDNIVPYFLNLNCARAGWIPTFGDLTYNLAVQYGWVYGLSLTEMEIVHGAFRKCNPNALFLIRDDEFTETLPNEIKDAFVDGNALCTEKMKKLKEMLKEHFPAENIVHYKVDCDASSVKKSAQLQDEREVKLNGINGSESVFYKTVFDFFKSRIEHQYPLDPTPEDPLEAQKTAHESFLDTRGQVVLGRDKILDEIANYIVNDTSNAPLLLIGNAGSGKSAIMAKSASDALAKAERGELPGAKGSPCKVFFHFVGATPGSTDLAFFLQRLSREINVSKRDVVSDLDSLVQLTNSLLSNKNTKPCVVFVDAINQMDDDKIQYLTRWLPENLSPNVKVVLSMINDTECHRLLRSYKSGPREITCGQLDYQSRKLIVENILRLYNKRLDDRQMSMLLEKQGSANPLWLTLACEELRVYGVFNLMDEKIASLSDDLISLEEQVLTRFEEENGGQVVVATVCLLETSRHGLLETELLQMLAEESTLTPPPYVEGESDQITTTEATTTDSAPDHNLTVADKLAKQVDETYIQKDEDKEEKEDEAKKATGRKQKNEKKFLPAVKWALVYRALKPLLRPCGDLGEGRLDFYHRSISKAVRRKYFSGSEGYTKHQYTFWHGKHAEFFEGSEDFDRKSEELPYHLEQLLDNNRLTRCLLEWEVFGRLFNDDFSIDLLRSWQKAGGYATASALYKESLAVLRDSNAPNEEIAKRSEMVVMFLIQAGQYEDAHLLLNDLLKLEEESLGARTDKLADIYQLMSKTKSEVVKNFNFVTMDQLEQDKEIVEFCKKSLSYRKKLSGEEHEHKTAMIDILIAHHLSIVADLEPQNSEQTRRDCFKYIDEAIDIFMRHGDMGHMAEAIMTKSFINPRHRKYFKEKEEMLNRSFELCLKTYGEKHMLTLRLYLNIGILYEDNRDFQKAYDYFVKWHETCQEVLGPSHPKTGRARDTLNEATYVRIREQRERQAAGTA